Proteins from one Pseudarthrobacter sp. BIM B-2242 genomic window:
- a CDS encoding O-succinylhomoserine sulfhydrylase, with product MTFNEEAAGWSADTQAVRGGLDRTNFQETTEPVFLNSGFVYESAAAAERAFTGEDERFVYSRYGNPSVATFQERLRLLEGTEACFATASGMSAVFTALGALLAAGDRVVAARSLFGSCFVILNEILPRWGVEAVFVDGPDLDQWREALSEPTTAVFFESPSNPMQEIVDIAAVSELAHAAGATVVVDNVFATPLLQRCGPFGADVIVYSGTKHIDGQGRVLGGAILGTKEFIDGPVKQLMRHTGPALSAFNAWVLTKGLETMSLRVNHSSASALRLAEWLEQQPAVSWVKYPLLKSHPQYELAARQMKAGGTVLTLELAATGGRSGKDAAFALLDALRIIDISNNLGDAKSLITHPATTTHRAMGPEGRAAIGLSDGVVRLSVGLEDVDDLIGDLEQALKQV from the coding sequence ATGACCTTCAACGAAGAGGCCGCCGGCTGGAGCGCCGACACGCAGGCAGTCCGCGGCGGCCTGGACCGCACCAACTTCCAGGAAACCACCGAGCCGGTCTTCCTGAACTCCGGCTTTGTCTACGAGTCCGCGGCCGCGGCCGAGCGCGCCTTCACCGGCGAAGACGAACGGTTTGTCTACTCCCGGTACGGCAACCCGTCAGTGGCCACCTTCCAGGAGCGCCTCCGCCTGCTTGAAGGCACCGAAGCGTGCTTCGCGACGGCGTCGGGCATGTCAGCGGTATTCACCGCCCTGGGTGCCCTGCTGGCTGCCGGGGACCGCGTGGTTGCTGCGCGTTCCCTGTTCGGCTCCTGCTTTGTGATCCTGAACGAGATCCTGCCGCGCTGGGGTGTGGAGGCCGTGTTTGTGGACGGGCCCGACCTGGACCAGTGGCGCGAAGCCCTGTCGGAACCCACTACTGCCGTGTTCTTCGAATCGCCGTCCAACCCCATGCAGGAGATTGTGGACATCGCCGCGGTCAGCGAGCTGGCGCACGCCGCCGGGGCCACCGTCGTCGTCGACAATGTCTTTGCCACTCCCCTGCTGCAGCGCTGCGGGCCGTTCGGCGCGGACGTGATTGTGTACTCCGGCACGAAGCACATCGACGGCCAGGGCAGGGTCCTGGGCGGCGCCATCCTGGGAACCAAGGAATTCATCGACGGCCCGGTCAAGCAGCTCATGCGTCACACCGGCCCGGCCCTCTCCGCGTTCAATGCCTGGGTGCTCACCAAGGGCCTGGAAACCATGTCGCTCCGCGTGAACCACTCCTCCGCCTCCGCGCTGCGGCTGGCCGAGTGGCTCGAACAGCAGCCGGCCGTCAGCTGGGTCAAGTACCCGCTGCTGAAATCACATCCCCAGTACGAGCTCGCGGCCAGGCAGATGAAGGCCGGCGGCACAGTGCTCACCCTCGAACTTGCCGCGACGGGCGGCCGCTCGGGCAAGGATGCCGCCTTCGCGCTGCTGGACGCCCTGCGGATCATCGACATCTCCAACAACCTGGGCGACGCCAAGTCGCTCATCACCCATCCGGCCACTACCACCCACCGCGCCATGGGCCCCGAAGGCCGTGCGGCCATCGGGCTCAGCGACGGTGTGGTGCGCCTGTCCGTGGGCCTGGAGGATGTGGACGACCTCATCGGCGACCTCGAACAGGCGCTGAAGCAGGTCTAG